The following proteins are co-located in the Vigna angularis cultivar LongXiaoDou No.4 chromosome 2, ASM1680809v1, whole genome shotgun sequence genome:
- the LOC108328496 gene encoding NAC domain-containing protein 92 yields the protein MENVYKPSKENQKLNLPTGFRFHPTDEELIKCYLTKKVADNCFCAVAIAEVDLNKCEPWNLPALAKMGETEWYYFCVRDKKYPTGLRANRATEAGYWKATGKDKEIIAENALIGLKKTLVFYKGRAPRGEKTNWVMHEYRLEGKQNQYQYAKSEWVVCRVFEKSPSGRRLHVRRLNSSGNESSSPSSLLPPLMDSPPNNSETRTTAGELSQVISRDPNHTVDKKNTHDDIVESMETPILNLSSSATPFAVYPFGKPTLSVADQPAQIANQIGNSQYPDYCYMPQDQSLKMLMTGNHEPSAKQIQKAEFSDGREFDADIETMLENQEIHELVQGMWAPIACGITEEG from the exons ATGGAGAACGTTTACAAACCAAGTAAGGAAAATCAGAAGCTTAACTTGCCAACTGGTTTTAGATTTCATCCAACTGATGAGGAGCTCATAAAATGCTACCTCACAAAGAAGGTTGCTGACAACTGTTTCTGTGCTGTGGCCATTGCTGAGGTTGATTTGAACAAGTGTGAGCCATGGAATTTGCCTG CATTGGCTAAAATGGGGGAAACTGAGTGGTATTATTTCTGTGTGAGGGACAAAAAGTACCCAACTGGTTTAAGGGCTAATAGGGCCACTGAGGCTGGTTATTGGAAAGCCACAGGAAAAGACAAGGAGATAATAGCGGAAAATGCACTCATTGGGCTGAAGAAAACCTTAGTTTTCTACAAGGGAAGAGCTCCAAGAGGTGAAAAGACAAACTGGGTTATGCATGAATATAGGTTGGAAGGGAAACAGAATCAATACCAATATGCTAAG AGCGAATGGGTGGTGTGCAGAGTCTTTGAGAAGAGTCCTTCTGGGAGGAGATTGCACGTTAGGAGGTTGAATTCCTCTGGAAACGAATCATCATCACCTTCTTCTCTGTTGCCTCCTCTGATGGATTCTCCTCCTAACAACAGTGAAACAAGAACCACTGCTGGTGAGTTGTCTCAGGTGATCAGCCGTGATCCAAATCATACTGTGGATAAGAAGAACACACATGATGACATTGTTGAAAGCATGGAAACTCCTATTCTGAACTTGTCATCCTCTGCAACACCTTTTGCTGTTTACCCTTTTGGAAAACCAACCCTTTCGGTCGCAGACCAACCAGCCCAGATTGCAAACCAAATTGGGAACTCACAGTACCCAGATTATTGTTATATGCCTCAAGATCAGTCCTTGAAGATGCTGATGACTGGAAACCATGAACCAAGTGCAAAGCAAATTCAGAAAGCAGAGTTTTCTGATGGAAGAGAGTTTGATGCTGATATAGAAACAATGCTTGAGAATCAAGAAATTCATGAGCTTGTGCAGGGCATGTGGGCACCGATTGCATGTGGAATTACTGAAGAAGGTTAA